A stretch of Pelagicoccus enzymogenes DNA encodes these proteins:
- a CDS encoding response regulator translates to MKLLLVEDSKRLRDSLALGLRKSGYVVDLTGDGSEGCWMALNDDYDVIVLDIMLPGMDGLSILSKLREKQVNSCVLMLTARDKVENRVEGLSKGADDYLVKPFAMDELLARIDALCRRSYNVRGSKISFGALSLDLSKRSVSVDGSELTLKPREYRILEYIAMRSGEIVSKTDIESRIYDDNAELRSNVVESAISSIRRKFDAVGYPCPIETRRGLGYTIENA, encoded by the coding sequence ATGAAGCTACTCCTTGTTGAAGATTCCAAACGATTGAGAGATTCCCTCGCACTCGGCTTGCGTAAGTCCGGCTACGTAGTCGATCTCACGGGAGACGGCTCAGAGGGCTGCTGGATGGCCCTGAACGACGACTATGACGTGATCGTTCTCGATATCATGCTCCCTGGAATGGACGGCCTGAGTATCCTCTCAAAGCTAAGGGAGAAACAGGTGAACAGCTGCGTTCTCATGCTCACCGCTCGCGACAAAGTAGAAAACCGCGTCGAGGGATTGAGCAAGGGCGCGGACGACTACCTCGTAAAACCCTTCGCGATGGACGAACTGCTCGCGCGGATCGACGCGCTTTGCCGACGCAGCTACAACGTACGAGGATCCAAGATCAGCTTCGGAGCGCTCAGCCTCGACCTATCCAAACGAAGCGTATCTGTCGACGGCTCAGAGCTCACCCTCAAGCCGAGGGAGTATCGTATCCTTGAATACATTGCTATGCGCTCCGGGGAAATCGTATCCAAAACCGATATCGAATCCCGCATCTACGACGACAATGCGGAGCTACGCAGCAACGTCGTGGAATCAGCCATCTCGTCTATACGCAGAAAGTTCGACGCAGTAGGCTATCCTTGCCCAATCGAGACGCGACGCGGGCTCGGATACACGATTGAGAACGCTTGA
- a CDS encoding pectate lyase family protein, whose translation MNYPKPCLRVLMAFAIMSGSCLEAEGMAPLRVDLNAQARNDMETEHWTNWQASGAAASRSFDGVTVRLTADKRGGELRFEGSKALIVTGLTLGADAAVVAGGEPSVMTLELRGLPAGTHTFTSFHGSIGTKLEGAYSVLVDGVPLARVTPAAQAESNEDLASAFVRFEAKRGKAVTIQIVADGTDPVVLNGFAIDDTDPKHRALKPSPANYERHADGDRGRVRLSWTPADSAVTQNVFFASDRDAEEAVRRVAAAEKHSDSFWNSVPQGRAVEVPIEPNNSLLHYAWRVDSIDPHGNVTRGDIWRFRVRHLAFPTAEGYGRFAIGGRGGRVLHVTNLNDSGPGSLRAAVEATGPRTVVFDVSGLISLESKLVFGEENEFLTIAGQTAPGKGICIRNYTFGGIGSRDTIVRFIRLRMGDLAGETMDGMGLASGDHSIVDHCSISWSIDEAFSSRGAKNITFQRNLISEALNVAGHRKYGENKGHGYAGSISGNVGSFHHSLLAHNAGRNWSLAGAIDQANRHAGRLDIRNMVVYNWRNRTTDGGAREVNFVNNYYKPGPASEVMTYLNPQYENPSFGPQQYYVSGNVMEGVVGPEGPASGYEGMRVRGKQPWPVTVEQPFFESYVTTHSAEEAYENVLADVGCNVPMLDDHDKRVIQEVRTGTTTFVGSRSGLPGLPDSQTDVGGWEDYPVVHRPENWDTDRDGLPDQWEARKGLDPRDGKDGAEDPDGDGYTHLEDYLNWLAAGNTF comes from the coding sequence ATGAATTACCCCAAACCCTGCTTACGCGTCTTGATGGCCTTCGCTATCATGAGCGGATCATGCCTAGAGGCCGAAGGAATGGCGCCTCTGCGAGTCGACTTGAATGCCCAGGCTCGTAACGACATGGAGACCGAGCATTGGACCAACTGGCAGGCATCGGGTGCCGCGGCGAGTCGAAGTTTCGATGGTGTGACGGTTCGTTTAACCGCGGACAAGCGAGGCGGCGAACTCCGCTTCGAAGGAAGCAAGGCATTGATTGTGACGGGGCTTACCTTGGGCGCGGATGCGGCTGTTGTCGCTGGGGGTGAACCGTCTGTAATGACTTTGGAACTACGCGGGCTACCCGCGGGAACGCATACCTTCACCAGCTTTCACGGCAGTATAGGAACGAAGCTAGAGGGAGCGTATTCAGTTCTCGTAGATGGGGTGCCGCTTGCAAGGGTCACGCCTGCCGCTCAAGCTGAAAGCAACGAAGATCTGGCCAGCGCCTTTGTCAGATTCGAAGCGAAGCGTGGCAAGGCGGTAACGATTCAGATTGTTGCGGACGGCACCGACCCGGTGGTGCTTAATGGTTTCGCGATCGATGACACGGATCCGAAGCATCGGGCCTTGAAACCCTCGCCAGCTAACTACGAACGGCATGCTGACGGCGATCGTGGTCGCGTTCGATTGAGTTGGACTCCGGCTGACTCTGCCGTAACGCAAAACGTGTTCTTCGCCTCGGACCGGGATGCGGAGGAGGCGGTACGGCGGGTCGCCGCGGCCGAGAAGCACTCTGACAGCTTCTGGAACTCCGTGCCCCAAGGGCGCGCGGTGGAGGTCCCTATCGAGCCGAACAATTCGCTGCTGCATTACGCTTGGAGGGTCGATTCGATCGACCCGCACGGGAACGTGACGCGGGGGGACATTTGGCGTTTTAGGGTGCGTCATTTGGCGTTTCCGACTGCGGAAGGATACGGCCGATTCGCTATTGGCGGTCGCGGGGGAAGGGTCCTGCACGTGACCAATTTGAATGACTCGGGTCCCGGATCCTTGCGAGCTGCGGTGGAAGCCACCGGTCCGCGCACCGTGGTATTCGACGTATCGGGACTTATATCTCTGGAGTCGAAACTCGTTTTCGGCGAAGAAAACGAGTTTCTTACGATCGCGGGCCAAACGGCTCCCGGAAAGGGGATTTGCATTCGAAACTATACCTTTGGCGGAATTGGAAGCCGCGATACGATCGTGCGTTTCATCCGTCTGCGTATGGGCGATCTAGCGGGCGAAACGATGGACGGCATGGGGCTGGCGAGTGGCGATCACAGCATTGTCGATCACTGCTCGATCTCGTGGAGTATCGACGAAGCCTTCAGCTCGCGCGGGGCCAAGAACATCACCTTCCAACGAAACTTGATTTCCGAGGCTTTGAACGTGGCGGGCCACCGCAAATACGGCGAGAACAAGGGACATGGCTATGCGGGATCGATAAGCGGAAACGTGGGAAGTTTTCACCACAGCCTCTTGGCCCACAACGCTGGACGGAACTGGTCGCTCGCGGGAGCCATTGACCAGGCGAATCGCCACGCGGGGCGGTTGGATATTCGTAATATGGTGGTATACAACTGGCGGAACCGGACGACGGACGGGGGCGCCCGCGAAGTGAATTTCGTAAACAACTATTACAAGCCGGGGCCGGCTTCGGAGGTGATGACGTATTTGAATCCGCAATACGAAAATCCATCTTTCGGTCCGCAGCAGTACTATGTTTCTGGAAACGTAATGGAAGGTGTGGTTGGGCCGGAAGGTCCCGCCAGCGGCTATGAAGGAATGCGGGTGAGAGGCAAGCAGCCTTGGCCAGTTACGGTGGAGCAACCGTTTTTTGAATCCTACGTGACAACCCATAGCGCTGAAGAAGCTTATGAAAACGTGCTCGCGGACGTTGGCTGCAATGTGCCGATGTTGGATGATCACGACAAAAGAGTCATCCAAGAGGTGCGCACTGGGACCACGACTTTTGTGGGCAGCCGCTCTGGTTTGCCCGGTTTGCCGGATTCGCAAACGGACGTGGGAGGATGGGAGGACTATCCGGTAGTCCACCGTCCTGAAAATTGGGATACGGATCGGGATGGACTGCCTGACCAGTGGGAAGCTCGCAAGGGATTGGATCCTCGCGACGGGAAGGATGGAGCCGAAGATCCTGACGGAGATGGCTATACCCATTTAGAGGACTACCTCAACTGGCTGGCAGCCGGAAATACATTTTAG